A genomic stretch from Hymenobacter psoromatis includes:
- a CDS encoding 2,3,4,5-tetrahydropyridine-2,6-dicarboxylate N-succinyltransferase translates to MDTTAHHSPVLDRFAAQEAIEHAWHDRTLLDQPETKAAIEHTIEDLDKGHLRVAEPPTEEGGEWKINEWVKKAVILYFPLRQMSTQEVGPFEYHDKMALKTDYAGQKVRVVPPAVARYGAYLAPGVILMPSYINIGAHVGEGTMVDTWATVGSCAQVGKHVHLSGGVGLGGVLEPVQAAPVIIEDGAFIGSRCILVEGCRIGKEAVIGAGVTITGSTKIIDVTSPEPKEYKGYVPPRSVVIPGTIPKQFPAGEYQVPCALIIGQRKPSTDLKTSLNDALREHNVSI, encoded by the coding sequence ATGGACACCACCGCCCACCACAGCCCCGTGCTCGACCGCTTTGCCGCCCAGGAGGCCATCGAGCACGCTTGGCACGACCGTACGCTGCTCGACCAGCCCGAAACCAAAGCCGCCATCGAGCACACCATTGAAGACCTCGACAAAGGCCACCTGCGCGTGGCCGAGCCGCCCACCGAAGAAGGCGGCGAGTGGAAAATCAACGAGTGGGTCAAGAAGGCCGTTATCCTTTATTTCCCGCTGCGCCAGATGAGCACCCAGGAGGTCGGCCCCTTCGAATATCACGATAAAATGGCCCTCAAAACTGATTACGCCGGCCAGAAAGTGCGCGTGGTGCCGCCCGCCGTGGCCCGCTACGGGGCCTACCTGGCCCCCGGCGTCATCCTGATGCCCAGCTACATCAACATCGGTGCTCACGTGGGCGAGGGCACGATGGTGGACACCTGGGCCACCGTGGGCTCGTGCGCCCAGGTGGGCAAACACGTGCACCTGAGCGGGGGGGTAGGCCTCGGCGGCGTGCTGGAACCCGTGCAGGCCGCCCCGGTTATTATTGAAGATGGCGCGTTCATCGGTTCGCGCTGCATCCTGGTCGAAGGCTGCCGCATCGGCAAGGAAGCCGTGATTGGCGCGGGCGTTACCATCACCGGCAGCACCAAGATTATCGACGTCACCAGTCCCGAACCGAAAGAGTATAAAGGCTACGTGCCGCCGCGCTCGGTCGTCATTCCAGGTACCATTCCCAAACAATTTCCGGCGGGGGAATATCAGGTGCCGTGCGCGCTCATTATCGGCCAGCGCAAGCCCAGCACGGATTTAAAAACGAGCCTCAACGACGCGCTGCGCGAACATAACGTATCTATCTGA
- a CDS encoding peptide-methionine (S)-S-oxide reductase — MEHATFGAGCFWCVEAVFQNLKGVEKVVSGYAGGRIKNPTYKEVCSGMTGHAEVIDVAFDPAVISYKELLEIFWKTHDPTTLNRQGNDTGTQYRSVIYYHGDEQKKLAEEYKKKLNDGHAFPNPVVTEITAAPEFYVAEDYHQNYFNMHGHEPYCQFVAKPKVDKVKALFGEKLKRAI, encoded by the coding sequence ATGGAACATGCAACCTTTGGGGCCGGCTGCTTTTGGTGCGTCGAGGCCGTTTTTCAGAATTTGAAGGGGGTAGAAAAAGTGGTGTCGGGCTACGCCGGGGGCCGCATCAAAAACCCCACCTACAAGGAAGTATGCAGCGGCATGACCGGCCACGCTGAGGTAATTGATGTTGCGTTCGACCCGGCCGTAATCAGCTATAAAGAGTTGCTGGAAATCTTCTGGAAAACCCACGACCCGACGACCCTCAACCGCCAGGGTAATGATACCGGCACGCAGTACCGCTCGGTTATTTATTACCACGGCGACGAGCAAAAAAAGCTCGCCGAGGAATACAAAAAGAAACTCAACGACGGCCACGCTTTCCCCAACCCCGTGGTAACCGAAATCACGGCCGCGCCGGAGTTTTATGTAGCCGAAGATTACCATCAGAATTACTTCAACATGCACGGCCACGAGCCTTATTGCCAGTTTGTGGCCAAGCCCAAAGTGGATAAGGTGAAGGCACTGTTTGGTGAGAAACTGAAGCGGGCTATCTGA